In candidate division WOR-3 bacterium, the genomic window ACTCCGTGCCAGTGGCAGTTTTTTCTCGCGCAGAAAATGAAATCTACGAGTTTTGTCATTGCGGAAACCTTGAAAGACGCAGTTTTGGCTTCGCATTTTTTGCACGCAGTTTCGTCCAAGATCAATGTGTGACGGCAATGCGGACAGATGAGATCGGAAACTTCTTCGCCGTCGGGCAATTCTATTGTGGATTTGTGCGAAAACGAGTTAAGGTGGGGATCGAGAAACAGAAAACCTTCGGTGTTGTCCATGCCTTTGACCAAAAGCTTGACCGTGTTCTTTTCATTCAGAGATCGTTCGCAGAACGGGCAGTAGCAGTAAAGGTATGCGCCGGAAGAAATAATCTCCTTATCGGGAGCAGGGTTGATGTTGTCTATCTTTATATCGGCGTTGCCGGCCCAACCGAATTTATCCTCGAACATTTTCGCGGCATGTTCCAGGTCCTTGAATTCGATGGAGTGGTTTTTACAACCTCTTCTCGTGCAGAAATTTACAAGCCCCCCTTGTTCGAGAGCCACTGAACACAAAAGAGCCCCGCATGAAGAACAGGTGATTTCGTCGGCGAGATTTTCTCCGCAGTGAGGGCAGAAAAAATCAGCCGTTTTGCCGTGATTCATATCTACGCCAATTTCGTGAGAGTAATCTCCGTAAACTGAACTCAGCCGGACCCACGATTTTTTCCCCTCAATTTTTACATCAAATAAAACACTCGGTTCCCCGTTTATTCTGTGAGCGGAATCCATCAGAGAAGCTCCGCACTTCGGACATTTTACAGCAAGATTTATGTTGGTCAGCATATCTTCCTCCCTTATTTGTCAAAAATATTTATGTGAACGGAATTTATAAGCCGGCAACATCTGAAGAAAATCGGCTTTTAAAGTATTTTTGTATTTCATATAAATTTAATCCAGAAAAAGTAAAACACTAAAAATCAATATTTTCAACTGAAAATTTGCTAATGCTCTAAGAGCGGAGGAAACCGCCTGTTTTGAAACATCTCCCCGAAATAAAAGATGTTACCGGAATTAATAAAATCCAGAAAATACACAAAAAAGTGAGAAATTGATTTGAGGGAGGCGAATTTGCTATCAAAGGTAAATTGAATATGAAAAGATCGCACAGGTAATGCGCCGAGACGACTGTGAGAAGATCGGTTTTCAGGTAAACCACCGACCAGAAAACTCCGATACATGTCATGACTAGTGCTCTGCCCCAAAAGGGTTCGGCGGGCGGGAGGAAGTTGAGAGTAGAATGAGTGAGGCCGTATACGAGTGAAGTAGCCAGAACTGCCGCAAAAGTGTTTTTGAACATTTTTTTGGTCAGCATGGTCCCGAAATGTCTGTAACCGGCCTCTTCGATTATGGCGATGAGCAGGAAATAAAGAGCCGAAGAAAGTGCGGGTATTCTGGAATTCAGTATGTAAAGATAAAATCCCCGGGGCTGGATGTCGTAGGAAGAGGGGAAAAAGGCCTTAAACCCAAGACACAGAAAAGCGTATATGCCGCCGCTTATCATCCCGATAAAAACCCCCTTGAGCAGGGAACGGCTTGCATCGGCGGACAAAATGTTTTTACTGAAAATTTTTTTGAAAGTTTCTTCCTTACGACTGTTTTCCGATACGGCCAGGATGTGTCCTGCAAAAAGTATGGAAATGAAAAGAACCAGAATCTGTATCTGTCCAATGACTTCAAAAACCGTCCATCTGACTGAAAAAAGAAACTTCGGCCAGAGGGGGTCCCATGAGGCGAAAATGATAGGGCTTTCGAGGAGTATTGTGGCTAACCAGCAGAGCGACACGAGGATTATTACAGGTGAAAAAACAGGGACAAAATTGCCTGCTCCGTTCATTTTTCTGATGAGAGTGATAAAAGCGAAAATTCCTCCGGCGCTCATGGCTATGTAACCCAAAATCGTCAGCGACTCTCCTTTGCTTTGAACGGTTTTCAAAGAATCGGAAAAAGATGAAGGAACATACAGCCTCCTCTGAAATCCTGAAATATCTCTTCCCGCCATTGAAAAGACTGCGATTTCCCTGCAATTGTCGTCCGGAAACAAATATCTTTCGAAGATTATTTCGTAATCGGTCCTGTTTATAAGGACGGTTCTGTTGATTCCTTTTTGCGTCCAACCTTCTGACGGAATGAATTTAACTGCAATTTCGACCGCTTCGTTTTCAGTGAGACTGTCGCCGGGCAAGTCGTCGTGTAGAATTCTTTTCCAGCTTATTACTCCTGAATCCGGGTGGCATGAGACGACAAAAAATTCACTGTTTCCCGGTTTTTTGAAATACAGGTCGTAGTAGTAAATTTTGGTACCGTTCCTTATGAGTCCCTGTGTCGTTTCTGTTCCGAGGGCGGATTCTGTGTATGAAAGGGCGTCTTCGTCGCATTTTAAAACGGCTTGGCATTCGTGCGAACTGAGGTCGTATCCGCAACTGCGCATGTGATTTCTTGCGGCAGATTCAATTTCGCCCGAAGGAATCGTCATATCTGCTATCGGGAAAAAGCGCGGCAGAGACCAGACAAAAAAAGAAAGCGAGAAAATTGAAATTGAAACGAAAAGAGTATTTTTTAGAAAATCAGAGTATTTTTTTTTCAAAAAGACACCCTTTGAAGTTTGATTCGCACGTCGATAAAGCCCTCTTTTTAAGAGGGTGTTTCCAGTCAGGATTGATCTCCAACATGGCTATAACCGTAGCCGGTCTGGAGTCAAAACGCGGATGAGGAAGTATCAGCCTGTTGTCGGCGTAAATCCAGCCGTTGTAGTCGATAATGTCAATGTCAATAATCCTCGGAGACCAGCGTTTAAGCCTGTCTCTTCCGATCTTGTTTTCAATTTCAGAAATTATGGAAAGCAGGGCAATCGGCGTGAGAGGTGTACGGACTTTTAAAACAGAAGTCAGGATTGACGGTCCTTCGGCTCCCAGAAATTCCTCTTCGTAAAGCGAGGATTCGGATTCGGCGAGGATTAAAGGCAGGGTTTTGAGAGCCGAAACCGCGAGCCGGTGATTAAATTCCCGCCATCCTTTATTTGAACCCACGCTAAGATAAACTTCTGCAGTAAACCGCA contains:
- the folK gene encoding 2-amino-4-hydroxy-6-hydroxymethyldihydropteridine diphosphokinase, which gives rise to MRFTAEVYLSVGSNKGWREFNHRLAVSALKTLPLILAESESSLYEEEFLGAEGPSILTSVLKVRTPLTPIALLSIISEIENKIGRDRLKRWSPRIIDIDIIDYNGWIYADNRLILPHPRFDSRPATVIAMLEINPDWKHPLKKRALSTCESNFKGCLFEKKIL
- a CDS encoding CPBP family intramembrane metalloprotease; this translates as MKKKYSDFLKNTLFVSISIFSLSFFVWSLPRFFPIADMTIPSGEIESAARNHMRSCGYDLSSHECQAVLKCDEDALSYTESALGTETTQGLIRNGTKIYYYDLYFKKPGNSEFFVVSCHPDSGVISWKRILHDDLPGDSLTENEAVEIAVKFIPSEGWTQKGINRTVLINRTDYEIIFERYLFPDDNCREIAVFSMAGRDISGFQRRLYVPSSFSDSLKTVQSKGESLTILGYIAMSAGGIFAFITLIRKMNGAGNFVPVFSPVIILVSLCWLATILLESPIIFASWDPLWPKFLFSVRWTVFEVIGQIQILVLFISILFAGHILAVSENSRKEETFKKIFSKNILSADASRSLLKGVFIGMISGGIYAFLCLGFKAFFPSSYDIQPRGFYLYILNSRIPALSSALYFLLIAIIEEAGYRHFGTMLTKKMFKNTFAAVLATSLVYGLTHSTLNFLPPAEPFWGRALVMTCIGVFWSVVYLKTDLLTVVSAHYLCDLFIFNLPLIANSPPSNQFLTFLCIFWILLIPVTSFISGRCFKTGGFLRS